The following coding sequences are from one Nonlabens arenilitoris window:
- the trxB gene encoding thioredoxin-disulfide reductase codes for MSEQIERVKCLIIGSGPAGYTAAIYAARADMKPLLYTGMEPGGQLTTTTEVDNFPGYPEGIDGPAMMVDLQKQAERFGTEVRIGMVTEVNFASEKGGIHTAIVDGKTKIEANTIIISTGATAKYLGLPSEQRLRGGGVSACAVCDGFFYRGQDVAIVGAGDTAAEEATYLSNICTKVTMLVRKGEMRASKAMQHRVAQTKNIEVLFNSEVEEVLGEQVVEGLRIVNNQTNEKHDIEITGLFIAIGHKPNTDIFKGQLDMDDAGYLKTKAGSTYTNMPGVFASGDVQDKIYRQAITAAGTGCMAALDAERYLAEVGIVEEVIGGSY; via the coding sequence ATGTCAGAACAAATAGAAAGAGTAAAGTGTTTGATCATAGGATCAGGACCAGCAGGATATACAGCAGCTATATATGCCGCACGTGCAGATATGAAGCCACTACTTTACACAGGTATGGAACCAGGCGGACAATTAACAACCACTACAGAAGTTGATAACTTCCCAGGTTATCCAGAAGGTATTGATGGACCAGCTATGATGGTAGATTTACAGAAACAGGCAGAGCGTTTTGGTACAGAAGTGCGTATAGGTATGGTTACTGAAGTAAATTTTGCCAGTGAAAAAGGCGGTATTCACACAGCAATTGTAGATGGGAAAACTAAAATTGAAGCAAATACAATTATCATTTCTACAGGTGCAACAGCAAAATATCTAGGATTACCTAGTGAGCAAAGATTGCGTGGTGGTGGAGTAAGTGCTTGTGCTGTTTGTGATGGATTCTTCTATCGTGGACAAGATGTCGCTATTGTAGGTGCAGGAGATACGGCTGCAGAAGAGGCTACTTATCTATCTAATATTTGTACTAAAGTTACTATGCTGGTGCGTAAAGGAGAAATGCGTGCGTCTAAAGCAATGCAACATCGTGTAGCGCAAACTAAGAATATAGAAGTACTGTTTAATAGCGAAGTTGAAGAAGTGCTAGGAGAACAAGTGGTTGAAGGTTTACGAATAGTAAATAATCAGACTAATGAAAAGCACGATATTGAAATCACAGGATTGTTTATCGCGATAGGGCACAAGCCTAATACTGATATTTTTAAAGGTCAACTAGATATGGATGACGCTGGTTATTTAAAAACTAAAGCTGGATCTACTTATACAAACATGCCAGGTGTATTTGCTAGTGGAGATGTTCAAGATAAAATATATAGACAGGCGATTACCGCTGCCGGTACAGGCTGTATGGCAGCACTAGATGCAGAACGCTATCTTGCTGAGGTAGGTATTGTAGAAGAAGTAATAGGTGGTAGTTATTAA
- a CDS encoding cupin domain-containing protein, which translates to MTRTYINPITKERATILKTSAQTNGSYTYIEVELQPGGGNPIHYHQHFTEQFEPIDGTLGVHYLGKEISLKPGQIFKVPVIDNHRFYNPGDRPIIFRAKLEPGQPGFENFMAALFGLVSDGKTFGKNQIPFNPFYAIILLKWGDTQVDSLFFRLFKPVLILLYTLSRKLGYEKKLLHKYVIG; encoded by the coding sequence ATGACTAGAACCTACATCAATCCTATCACAAAAGAACGCGCTACCATTCTTAAAACTAGCGCACAAACTAATGGATCATACACTTACATAGAAGTAGAATTGCAGCCTGGTGGCGGTAATCCTATCCATTATCATCAACATTTTACAGAACAGTTTGAACCTATTGACGGTACCTTAGGCGTTCATTATTTAGGTAAAGAAATAAGCTTAAAACCTGGTCAAATATTTAAAGTACCCGTAATAGATAATCATCGTTTTTATAATCCAGGTGATCGGCCTATTATCTTTAGAGCAAAACTGGAACCTGGCCAGCCCGGATTTGAAAATTTCATGGCAGCACTTTTTGGATTGGTTAGTGATGGTAAAACTTTTGGAAAAAACCAGATTCCGTTCAATCCATTTTATGCTATAATTTTACTTAAATGGGGCGATACTCAAGTAGATAGCTTATTCTTCAGGTTATTTAAACCTGTTTTGATATTACTGTATACGCTTTCGCGAAAGCTGGGATACGAAAAGAAATTGCTACACAAATATGTCATAGGTTAA
- the nhaC gene encoding Na+/H+ antiporter NhaC: MESQNINQEDEKIIINQELNIWEALIPVIALVGLLAYNVFVFGDSALGGSNQFILIIGAAIAAIVGFKNKVSYKSMVEEVAQNLKSTTGAILILLMVGALAGTWLVSGIIPTMIYYGLDILNPTIFLAACVIICAVISVATGSSWTTSATVGIALIGIAGALGISPGMTAGAVLSGAYFGDKLSPLSDTTNLAPAMAGTDLFTHIRYMTYTTVPTIIVTLLFFIILGFTNDTTGAADVSQYQGAIDATFNTSPWLFLVPIAVIAMIVKKISPLIALLAGTLLAAVFALIFQPDLVLAVSGMKEWSFEAGYKGIMNAITVKTTVNPVSDNPKIVEELAGLFEGKGMESMLGTIWLIICAMVFGGVMDAIGALSRISKSLLNLFSSVFGLFFSTVASCIAINFTASDQYLALVVPGKMYEKAYREKGLAPENLSRTLEDSGTVTSVLIPWNTCGAYHSGTLGVSVLDYAIYAMFSWLSPIMTLIFAAFSIKIKQLVTKTPTLDTIGEE; encoded by the coding sequence ATGGAAAGTCAAAATATCAACCAAGAGGACGAAAAAATAATCATTAATCAAGAATTAAACATTTGGGAAGCGCTTATTCCTGTAATAGCGTTAGTTGGGCTACTGGCTTATAATGTGTTTGTTTTTGGTGATAGCGCTTTAGGTGGTTCTAACCAATTTATATTAATTATAGGTGCAGCTATTGCAGCTATCGTAGGCTTTAAAAACAAAGTTTCTTATAAATCCATGGTGGAGGAAGTTGCTCAAAATTTAAAATCTACTACCGGTGCTATTCTTATACTTTTAATGGTAGGCGCGCTTGCTGGGACCTGGCTGGTTAGTGGTATTATACCTACCATGATTTATTATGGACTTGATATTTTAAACCCAACTATTTTTCTGGCTGCATGTGTTATTATTTGTGCTGTGATTTCTGTCGCAACTGGTAGTAGCTGGACTACTAGTGCAACAGTAGGTATCGCACTTATAGGTATTGCAGGCGCATTAGGGATAAGTCCAGGAATGACTGCTGGTGCGGTGTTGAGTGGTGCCTATTTTGGTGATAAATTAAGTCCGCTGAGTGATACGACTAACCTTGCTCCTGCTATGGCTGGTACTGATTTATTTACTCATATTAGATACATGACCTACACAACAGTACCAACTATCATAGTAACACTATTATTCTTTATTATTCTAGGATTTACTAATGATACGACCGGTGCTGCAGACGTATCTCAATATCAAGGTGCTATAGATGCCACTTTTAATACTTCTCCTTGGTTATTTCTAGTACCCATTGCTGTAATAGCTATGATTGTTAAAAAGATATCGCCTTTAATCGCTTTACTGGCTGGTACGTTACTAGCAGCTGTATTTGCATTGATTTTTCAACCCGATCTTGTACTAGCTGTTTCTGGAATGAAAGAATGGAGTTTTGAAGCTGGTTATAAAGGAATCATGAATGCTATCACTGTAAAAACCACTGTTAATCCTGTGTCTGACAATCCTAAAATTGTTGAAGAACTAGCAGGACTATTTGAAGGAAAAGGAATGGAATCTATGTTAGGTACTATATGGTTGATTATTTGTGCCATGGTCTTTGGTGGTGTCATGGATGCTATAGGTGCATTGAGCAGAATTTCAAAAAGTTTGCTGAATTTATTCAGTAGTGTTTTTGGATTATTCTTTAGTACGGTAGCTAGTTGTATCGCGATTAATTTTACTGCAAGTGATCAATACCTAGCACTGGTAGTACCAGGAAAAATGTATGAGAAAGCTTATCGTGAAAAAGGACTCGCGCCAGAGAATTTATCGAGAACACTAGAAGACTCAGGAACAGTTACATCTGTTTTAATACCTTGGAATACCTGTGGTGCTTACCACAGTGGTACTTTAGGTGTAAGTGTATTGGATTATGCTATCTATGCTATGT
- a CDS encoding choice-of-anchor D domain-containing protein, with protein MKKSYLLKFLFFILLLNGCTKENDDEVEILNTDISVATSAEFIIWLNSNDLNQKLNESLSYNLGNAIENQVNKVFFFNNDSTRVDVSIQLKPEFLNVLNDPNLANNELSIQLEKEISSELFDDSDNEISAANLSTLNQSILNGLSSFDINSVGFMEVPITLHIARDNNGNGGLDLSQLTNKIQELNTKFFGAKIIFSLCNSNIDYIDDNNFYNHTKNNEQYADSRDVANTLNIYVNRKIKTFDSQGNEKFIGGYAFFPFEGNDRIYVTRAGFYSSTLEHEIGHFFSLFHTHQSGNIASVGVNGSGCLFTGDAICDTPFDPNLNDLVNFPDCLSPNGTTLPDNIMSYAAHGCRTDFTTEQLIRMAFSARSQKNLNTCNGSSNTSQIQITGDLNFPDTQNGSQSAPRTFTVENLGDASFSIQSLIDTNEFRITNGASGITVPAMGSRTFNVVFAPSAVASFQAFIEVNNDADNANSNNSRIQAIGNGVANQSNQSAISINNSSLSFGNQTVGSTSNSQSIIVSNTGGSSFNISNISVPNGFSISPSSSTTINAGQSKTYQVTFSPSATQNYSGNIVFTNNADNATTVNSRVQVSGIGTTNQSNQSAISINNNSLSFGNVDVGTNSNVQSVTVLNTGNSSFNINSISVPNGFSISPNSSTNLGGGQSRTYDITFSPTSVQSYSGFIEFNNDADNMNATNSRIQVSGNGINNQNNIPNLRISGFRVTGDDNSDGIINAGEDIDFDLEVENFGNATATNVDVVWNTNNPDINIIDADRSVPDINSGSFEWNSGALDFDVDPNASSQTVNCTVTITSNEGTWNDTFTFDIVGSGGGALPLVDVGNNTPRDSCSATGSSSVYNLDLNTQYAKANWNLNNIISYGSDGNRGMWYQFDTNSNTTYRITVITFAGATTNGNAGFQIFSSCSGSPIYTINNASNGVEDVNLNLNPNDTYYIRFYDIDDNNPITFSVSIQD; from the coding sequence ATGAAAAAGAGTTATTTATTAAAGTTTTTATTTTTTATCCTATTGTTGAATGGTTGTACTAAGGAGAATGATGATGAGGTTGAGATCTTAAATACAGATATTTCAGTCGCTACTAGTGCTGAATTTATTATTTGGCTAAATTCAAATGACTTAAATCAAAAGTTAAATGAATCATTATCTTATAATCTAGGTAATGCAATAGAAAATCAAGTTAATAAAGTTTTCTTTTTTAATAATGATAGCACTAGGGTTGATGTTTCAATACAATTAAAACCAGAATTTTTGAATGTTTTAAATGATCCCAATTTAGCTAACAATGAATTATCAATACAATTGGAAAAAGAAATATCAAGTGAATTATTTGATGATTCTGACAATGAAATTTCCGCCGCAAATTTATCAACTTTGAATCAATCGATTTTAAATGGTCTATCAAGTTTTGATATTAATAGTGTCGGGTTTATGGAGGTTCCAATTACTTTACACATAGCTAGAGATAATAACGGTAACGGTGGTTTGGACTTAAGTCAATTAACTAATAAAATTCAAGAACTAAATACTAAATTTTTTGGAGCTAAAATTATATTTTCTTTATGTAATTCAAATATAGATTACATCGACGACAATAACTTTTATAATCACACAAAGAATAATGAACAGTATGCTGATTCTAGAGATGTGGCAAACACCTTAAATATATATGTTAATCGTAAAATAAAAACTTTTGATTCTCAAGGTAATGAAAAATTTATTGGTGGATATGCCTTTTTCCCATTTGAAGGAAATGATAGGATTTATGTGACAAGAGCCGGTTTTTATAGTAGTACTCTAGAACATGAAATCGGTCATTTCTTTTCGTTATTTCATACTCACCAATCTGGAAACATTGCTTCTGTAGGAGTAAATGGATCTGGTTGTCTTTTCACTGGTGACGCAATTTGTGATACTCCTTTCGATCCAAATCTGAATGATTTAGTTAATTTTCCAGATTGCCTATCTCCTAATGGAACTACATTGCCAGATAATATAATGTCCTACGCAGCACATGGATGTAGAACAGATTTTACCACAGAACAGTTAATTAGAATGGCTTTCTCAGCTAGAAGTCAAAAAAATCTTAATACATGCAATGGAAGTTCCAATACAAGCCAAATACAAATAACAGGAGATCTTAATTTTCCAGATACTCAAAATGGTTCTCAATCTGCGCCAAGAACATTTACGGTAGAGAATTTAGGAGATGCATCTTTCTCAATACAGAGTTTAATAGATACTAATGAATTTAGAATAACTAACGGTGCGAGTGGTATCACCGTTCCAGCTATGGGAAGTAGGACTTTTAATGTGGTATTTGCGCCATCTGCTGTAGCTTCTTTCCAAGCTTTCATAGAAGTTAATAATGATGCAGATAATGCTAATAGTAATAACAGTCGTATTCAAGCCATTGGAAATGGTGTGGCTAATCAATCAAATCAATCTGCAATTTCAATCAATAATAGTTCCTTGTCCTTTGGAAATCAAACAGTAGGTTCAACTTCAAATTCACAATCTATTATTGTGTCTAATACGGGTGGAAGTAGTTTTAATATAAGTAATATTAGTGTTCCTAATGGTTTTTCTATTTCTCCTAGTTCTTCTACTACTATAAATGCTGGTCAAAGTAAAACTTACCAAGTGACATTTTCTCCATCGGCTACTCAGAATTATAGCGGCAACATAGTTTTTACAAATAATGCTGATAATGCGACTACAGTAAATAGTAGAGTGCAAGTGAGTGGAATTGGGACGACTAATCAAAGTAATCAATCTGCCATATCTATTAATAACAATTCGCTGTCTTTTGGTAATGTTGATGTAGGAACTAATTCCAACGTTCAGTCAGTTACCGTTTTAAATACAGGTAATAGTAGTTTTAATATTAATAGTATCTCAGTACCTAATGGATTTAGTATCAGTCCAAATTCCTCAACTAATTTAGGTGGTGGACAATCCAGAACTTATGATATTACCTTTTCACCAACTAGTGTTCAAAGTTATAGTGGTTTCATAGAGTTTAATAATGATGCAGATAACATGAACGCTACTAACAGTAGAATTCAGGTAAGCGGTAACGGAATTAATAATCAAAACAATATTCCAAATCTAAGAATTTCAGGATTTAGAGTGACAGGAGATGATAATAGCGATGGTATCATTAATGCAGGCGAGGATATCGATTTTGATCTAGAAGTTGAAAATTTCGGTAATGCTACCGCTACGAATGTAGACGTTGTATGGAACACTAATAATCCAGATATAAATATTATTGATGCAGACCGATCTGTTCCAGACATTAATTCAGGTAGTTTTGAATGGAATTCTGGTGCATTAGATTTTGATGTAGACCCAAATGCTTCTTCTCAAACGGTTAATTGCACAGTTACAATAACTTCAAATGAAGGAACTTGGAATGATACGTTTACTTTTGATATTGTAGGCTCTGGCGGTGGTGCTTTACCTCTTGTGGATGTAGGGAATAATACCCCAAGAGATAGTTGTTCTGCGACTGGTTCGAGTAGTGTATATAATTTGGATTTAAATACTCAGTATGCTAAGGCTAATTGGAATTTAAATAACATCATAAGCTACGGTTCTGACGGTAATCGAGGAATGTGGTATCAATTTGATACCAACTCCAACACTACTTATAGAATAACAGTAATTACTTTTGCAGGTGCAACAACTAACGGTAATGCTGGATTTCAAATATTTTCTAGTTGTTCAGGATCTCCAATTTATACTATTAATAATGCTTCCAATGGTGTTGAAGACGTTAATTTAAATTTAAATCCAAATGATACTTATTATATTAGGTTTTATGATATAGACGATAATAATCCTATAACATTTTCTGTATCAATTCAAGACTAA